Proteins encoded by one window of Deltaproteobacteria bacterium:
- a CDS encoding methyl-accepting chemotaxis protein, giving the protein MAAPDTRKNTDASRLLRLGFKLRFGLKLCLATLAGAAGLLLLLVFSLSRGMGDSYGQAVFTLYELKVKALPLVFASSYSVLILGVATAAVAVVSILYSHRIAGPVFRLARNMEAIGSGDLALFTRLRGSDQLVALAEDLNSMVRSINHSARAVADAVEALEKSEQELLKLLEKEGPPPPEAGSAVRELRENVKRLQQALSSVKTHDSD; this is encoded by the coding sequence ATGGCCGCTCCGGATACCCGCAAAAATACGGACGCCTCGCGCCTTTTAAGGCTGGGCTTCAAGCTCAGGTTCGGCCTCAAGCTCTGCCTCGCGACGCTCGCGGGGGCCGCCGGGCTCCTTTTGCTACTTGTCTTTTCCCTTTCGAGGGGCATGGGGGATTCATATGGCCAGGCCGTCTTCACGCTTTACGAGCTCAAGGTAAAGGCCCTGCCACTTGTCTTCGCCTCCTCGTACTCGGTGCTTATCCTCGGGGTCGCAACCGCGGCAGTTGCCGTGGTCTCAATACTCTATTCCCACAGGATAGCTGGGCCGGTCTTCAGGCTCGCCCGGAATATGGAAGCGATAGGCTCTGGCGACCTTGCACTTTTTACGCGCCTTCGGGGTAGCGACCAGCTCGTCGCGCTCGCAGAGGACCTCAATTCGATGGTCAGGTCAATCAACCATTCGGCAAGGGCCGTAGCCGACGCAGTCGAAGCTCTTGAAAAATCCGAGCAGGAGCTTCTTAAACTGCTCGAAAAAGAAGGGCCGCCCCCACCGGAAGCCGGGTCTGCGGTCCGCGAATTACGCGAGAACGTAAAAAGGCTCCAGCAGGCCCTCTCAAGCGTGAAGACCCATGACAGCGATTAA